In Porphyromonas cangingivalis, a genomic segment contains:
- a CDS encoding PDDEXK nuclease domain-containing protein, producing MSLERRTNTEELFLKIARLIEESRARIATSINLTEVYTKYRIGQYIFEEELRGEERAQYGKQVLQSLSAKLTKHFGIGWSYSNLRQIRQFYLAYSNLTATGCQIEDSTPNFSLSWSHYLLLMRVDNLDARRFYEIECTQQQWSKRQLSRQIGSSLYERLALSRDKEGVMRLAQEGQIISKPEDIIKDPITLEFLGLKSNVVYSESKLEHAIIGKMQQFLLELGKGFLFEARQKRFTFEEKHFYVDLVFYNRLLRCYVLIDLKIGELSHQDLGQMQMYVNYYDRYVRQEFESPTIGILLCENKNDALVELTLPKDANIYASAYQLYLPDKALLQEKVKEWVAEFENTSK from the coding sequence ATGAGCTTAGAACGAAGAACAAACACAGAGGAATTATTCCTTAAAATTGCACGACTCATAGAAGAAAGTCGGGCACGAATCGCCACGTCAATTAACCTCACAGAGGTATATACCAAGTATCGTATTGGGCAATACATCTTTGAAGAGGAGTTGCGGGGCGAAGAAAGAGCTCAATACGGTAAGCAGGTACTACAATCCCTTTCTGCTAAATTAACTAAACATTTTGGCATAGGGTGGAGCTATTCAAACTTGCGACAAATCAGACAATTTTATTTAGCCTATAGCAATTTGACAGCCACTGGTTGTCAAATTGAAGATAGTACACCCAACTTCTCCCTATCTTGGTCTCATTATTTGCTTTTGATGCGAGTAGACAATCTCGATGCCCGACGGTTCTACGAAATAGAATGCACGCAACAGCAATGGTCGAAACGTCAACTGTCAAGACAGATTGGGAGTAGCCTGTACGAAAGATTAGCTTTAAGCCGAGACAAAGAAGGCGTTATGCGCCTCGCACAAGAAGGACAAATCATAAGTAAGCCTGAAGATATCATCAAAGACCCGATTACTTTGGAATTCTTGGGTCTGAAGTCTAATGTGGTTTATTCAGAGAGCAAACTTGAACACGCTATCATCGGTAAAATGCAGCAGTTCTTGCTCGAACTTGGAAAAGGCTTCCTTTTTGAGGCAAGGCAAAAGCGTTTCACGTTTGAAGAGAAGCACTTTTATGTAGACCTGGTATTTTACAATAGGCTATTGCGGTGCTATGTACTGATTGATTTGAAGATAGGCGAGCTCTCTCACCAAGATTTAGGGCAGATGCAAATGTATGTCAATTACTATGACCGCTATGTCAGACAAGAATTTGAAAGCCCTACAATAGGCATCCTGCTATGCGAGAACAAAAATGATGCATTGGTAGAGCTCACGCTCCCAAAGGATGCTAACATCTATGCTTCCGCTTATCAACTATACCTCCCAGACAAAGCTCTATTGCAGGAGAAAGTAAAAGAGTGGGTTGCAGAATTTGAGAACACAAGCAAGTGA
- a CDS encoding lysophospholipid acyltransferase family protein encodes MLKAKHHPIVYPFFRHYTEYLLRRHFGKVRIVGDFEDRGLPILLIANHVGWWDGFWAMHLRNKVFKRKFHFMMREDQLLRYRFFNRTGGFSVNKGSREVLKTLAYTSQLLDDERNMVLIYPQGRLQSLYRKEFVFEKGIERLVDGRQSKLHIVLSANMIDYLADKKPSVTMYIRDFGGTLSRAGLERGYNDFYADCLRTQTNIEG; translated from the coding sequence ATGCTCAAGGCCAAGCATCACCCGATCGTCTACCCTTTCTTCAGACATTATACCGAATACCTGCTGAGGCGACACTTCGGCAAGGTACGCATCGTCGGAGACTTCGAGGACAGAGGACTGCCGATACTCCTCATCGCAAACCACGTGGGGTGGTGGGATGGGTTCTGGGCTATGCACCTGAGGAACAAGGTCTTCAAGCGGAAGTTTCATTTTATGATGAGAGAAGACCAGCTCCTTCGCTATCGCTTCTTCAACCGCACCGGGGGCTTCTCGGTAAACAAAGGCAGTCGGGAGGTACTCAAGACATTGGCATACACATCGCAGCTGCTCGACGACGAGCGCAATATGGTGCTCATCTATCCACAAGGGCGTTTGCAGTCTTTGTACAGGAAGGAGTTTGTCTTTGAGAAAGGCATCGAGCGTCTCGTCGATGGGCGTCAGAGCAAGTTGCACATCGTCCTCTCCGCCAACATGATCGATTATCTCGCAGACAAAAAGCCCTCCGTGACGATGTATATACGAGACTTTGGGGGGACACTGAGCCGTGCAGGATTGGAGAGAGGCTACAACGACTTCTATGCCGACTGCCTTAGGACACAAACAAACATAGAGGGATGA
- a CDS encoding DUF4876 domain-containing protein, producing MKKSINQLLALTLLVGLALTGCIRKTNDDVSDSEKQLDHLVILEVFHTGSYFKTGEVKKKDGTVVDYAYTDARNKYIKIYNPTDKEMYLDKLALVTSYFGSTDPLIFVEASEDFRESFMAVSSVIYFPGNGTQYPIKPGEVKLLTAWAGDYTKPILDADGDEASKANPESFDFTGVTSFQWVTAEQMESHADLSDYPANPAVPYMVPAYPVDGEKAFTFSQSQTIALVKFDRDELSNDKINSHIKNFKLTVGTHGGGSANVDRTALVIPNSAIIDAVTIAPTERFLTTPVGKKIDAGAFATIRYVETNAIVAKRLGFLGNAMRRKHDGKKYVDDNNSTSDFEIVKAGTMTPDPLKP from the coding sequence ATGAAAAAGTCTATCAATCAACTTCTTGCCTTGACCCTCCTTGTGGGGTTGGCTTTGACCGGTTGCATACGCAAAACCAATGACGACGTCTCTGACTCAGAGAAGCAGCTCGATCACCTCGTGATCCTTGAGGTCTTCCATACCGGCTCTTACTTCAAGACCGGCGAAGTGAAAAAGAAAGACGGCACAGTCGTAGATTATGCCTATACAGACGCAAGAAACAAATACATCAAGATCTACAATCCCACAGACAAAGAGATGTACCTCGACAAGCTCGCACTTGTCACATCATACTTCGGGTCTACAGATCCCCTCATTTTTGTAGAGGCGAGCGAAGACTTCAGAGAGTCTTTCATGGCCGTGTCCAGCGTCATCTACTTCCCCGGTAATGGGACACAATACCCCATCAAGCCGGGAGAAGTCAAGCTCCTCACCGCATGGGCAGGCGACTACACCAAGCCCATCCTCGATGCCGATGGCGACGAGGCTTCAAAAGCCAATCCCGAGTCTTTCGACTTTACCGGAGTGACAAGCTTCCAGTGGGTCACAGCCGAACAAATGGAGTCGCATGCCGATCTGTCCGATTATCCGGCTAATCCGGCCGTACCTTATATGGTACCCGCTTATCCCGTCGACGGAGAGAAAGCTTTCACCTTCTCACAGTCTCAGACCATTGCTCTTGTGAAGTTCGATCGAGACGAGCTTTCGAACGATAAGATCAACTCTCACATCAAGAACTTCAAGCTCACTGTCGGCACTCATGGCGGTGGATCGGCAAACGTCGACAGGACTGCACTTGTGATCCCCAATAGTGCCATCATCGATGCGGTCACCATCGCGCCCACCGAAAGATTTCTGACCACACCGGTAGGCAAGAAGATCGATGCCGGCGCATTCGCTACCATTCGTTATGTGGAGACCAATGCCATCGTCGCAAAGAGATTAGGATTTCTCGGAAATGCGATGAGACGCAAGCACGATGGTAAGAAGTATGTCGATGACAACAACTCTACTTCCGACTTTGAGATCGTCAAGGCCGGCACAATGACTCCGGATCCACTCAAGCCCTGA
- a CDS encoding phytoene desaturase family protein has product MKKKVTIIGTGLGGLSAGLLLSKKGYEVSFIEKNAKPGGRLNQIQKDGFTFDTGPSFFSMSYVFKDFMDRCGVALPFEFVELDPLYSVNFRGEEKTYHLYKDIKRLSAQFEGIEPDFEAKMTRYLEKSRALFEDTFDIVIRNNFDNLFDYITTLMQVNPRHIPVLLKTFWKHVNEHFSSKEARQIISLVAFFLGRTPFDTMAIYSLLSYTEFCHDGYYNVKGGMYEIVRGLVSELKKSGATFEYGTEITDYAFEGDRLVAVIDKEGHRHESDIFLCNADAALFRGRVLGRKAYSEKKLAQKEWTMGYLTFYIGIKGKLPTLDQHNYYLGGNYEEYAHNILKDPDTLQKPYYYVNVISKHNDTCAPEGCESLFFVCPVPNLRYKEDWSDRDEIVDSILRDFSDRIGTDILPMILSRTVYTPREWEREFNLYQGSGLGLSHKMTQIGGFRPANFDEEFANLFYVGASTIPGAGLPMAVISAELACRRIEDCSK; this is encoded by the coding sequence ATGAAAAAGAAAGTAACGATCATAGGGACCGGTTTAGGCGGACTCTCCGCAGGCTTGCTCCTCTCCAAGAAAGGCTACGAAGTCTCCTTCATAGAGAAAAACGCCAAGCCCGGCGGACGTCTCAATCAGATCCAAAAGGACGGCTTCACCTTCGACACCGGCCCCAGCTTCTTCAGTATGTCTTATGTCTTCAAGGACTTTATGGACAGATGTGGTGTGGCACTGCCCTTTGAGTTTGTCGAGCTGGATCCGCTGTACTCCGTCAACTTCAGAGGGGAGGAGAAGACCTACCACCTCTACAAGGACATAAAACGTCTGTCGGCACAGTTTGAGGGGATAGAGCCCGATTTCGAAGCTAAGATGACCCGTTATCTGGAGAAGTCGCGAGCCCTCTTTGAGGACACGTTCGACATCGTCATCCGCAACAACTTCGACAACCTCTTCGACTACATCACCACCCTGATGCAAGTCAATCCCCGCCACATCCCCGTCCTCCTCAAGACCTTCTGGAAGCACGTCAACGAGCACTTCTCCTCCAAAGAGGCACGACAGATCATCTCACTTGTCGCGTTCTTCCTCGGGCGCACCCCATTCGACACGATGGCGATATACAGTCTGCTGTCGTACACTGAGTTCTGCCACGATGGATACTACAATGTCAAGGGAGGTATGTACGAGATCGTCCGGGGACTGGTATCGGAGCTGAAGAAGAGCGGTGCGACCTTCGAGTACGGTACGGAGATCACAGACTATGCCTTTGAGGGCGATCGACTTGTAGCGGTGATCGACAAGGAGGGGCATCGCCATGAGTCCGACATTTTCTTGTGCAATGCCGATGCCGCCCTATTCAGGGGAAGGGTGCTCGGCAGGAAGGCATACAGTGAGAAGAAGTTGGCTCAGAAAGAATGGACGATGGGCTACCTTACCTTCTACATCGGCATCAAGGGCAAGCTCCCCACCCTCGACCAGCACAACTACTACCTCGGTGGCAACTACGAAGAGTATGCCCACAACATCCTCAAGGATCCCGATACCCTTCAGAAGCCGTACTACTACGTCAACGTGATCTCCAAGCACAACGACACCTGCGCCCCTGAGGGCTGCGAGAGCCTCTTCTTCGTCTGTCCCGTACCCAACCTCCGATACAAGGAGGACTGGAGCGACAGAGACGAGATCGTGGACAGTATCCTCCGAGACTTCTCCGACCGTATCGGTACGGACATCCTCCCGATGATCCTCTCTCGCACGGTGTACACCCCCCGAGAGTGGGAGCGAGAGTTCAACCTCTACCAAGGCAGCGGGCTGGGGCTCTCCCACAAGATGACACAGATCGGAGGCTTCCGTCCCGCCAACTTCGACGAGGAGTTCGCCAACCTCTTCTACGTGGGCGCATCGACCATCCCCGGTGCAGGCCTGCCCATGGCTGTCATCAGTGCCGAGCTGGCGTGCCGTCGCATCGAGGACTGCTCTAAATAA
- a CDS encoding phytoene/squalene synthase family protein, with product MNTDNVSNYVKYRSCSFDMSRALTKRYSTSFYSASNLFSEDIRPAIHSIYGFVRIADEIVDSFHEHKQAELLDLFERSYYLAYEYGISPNPILHSFQLTVKQYGIPDEYIQAFLSSMRADLEKKEYLTAEETAKYIYGSADVVGLMCLKVFCKGDEHLFAELEGPAMRLGSAFQKVNFLRDLKEDCFVLGRNYFPHLSAETFDETMKGELVREIEADFDEAYRGIQKLPKGARLAVHTAYKYYRELLAKIKRTSADKLLKTRIRVPDFQKAMLLLSALVKNKMHIL from the coding sequence ATGAATACTGACAACGTCTCCAACTATGTGAAGTACCGTTCGTGCTCGTTCGATATGAGCCGTGCGCTGACAAAGAGGTACAGCACTTCGTTTTATTCGGCATCGAACCTCTTTTCGGAGGATATACGCCCCGCCATCCACAGCATCTATGGCTTCGTACGGATCGCCGATGAGATCGTGGACTCGTTCCACGAGCATAAGCAGGCCGAACTGTTGGATCTCTTCGAACGCTCATACTATCTCGCCTACGAGTACGGCATCAGCCCCAATCCGATCTTGCACTCATTTCAGCTGACGGTGAAGCAGTACGGCATCCCCGATGAGTACATACAGGCCTTCTTGTCGAGCATGAGGGCAGACCTGGAGAAGAAGGAGTATCTGACGGCGGAGGAGACGGCGAAGTACATCTATGGCTCCGCAGATGTGGTGGGGCTGATGTGTCTGAAGGTCTTTTGCAAGGGGGATGAGCACCTCTTTGCCGAACTCGAAGGCCCGGCTATGAGGTTGGGATCGGCATTCCAAAAGGTCAACTTCCTCAGAGACCTCAAGGAGGATTGTTTCGTCTTGGGACGCAACTACTTCCCCCACCTCTCGGCAGAGACTTTCGATGAGACGATGAAGGGGGAGCTGGTCCGGGAGATCGAAGCCGACTTTGATGAGGCATACAGAGGGATACAGAAGTTGCCCAAGGGGGCTCGCCTTGCCGTACATACGGCATACAAGTATTATAGAGAGCTGTTGGCAAAGATCAAGAGGACTTCGGCAGACAAGCTCCTCAAGACGAGGATCCGTGTCCCTGACTTTCAGAAAGCCATGCTCCTACTCTCGGCACTGGTCAAAAACAAAATGCACATCCTATGA
- a CDS encoding glycosyltransferase translates to MIEYIAYVVVGFAVLRLLVSLANFLFRESLPKHPLVTDADEGSVSILIPARNEATNIGNILSDLKQMPDKSIGEIIVFDDQSEDDTAEIVLKHALEDPRLRLIRSSSLPEGWVGKSHGCHHLAQEAKGDYLLFLDADVRVQPAFVDRALSYMKRKKVDLLSLFPTQEMKTLAEQMTVPNMHIILLTLLPLPLVRLSGFSSLSAANGQCMLFHRATYDTLRPHEAYRHSKAEDIEISRYFKRQKRKVSCLTGEAGIYCRMYNDLRSAINGFAKNVTYFFGSGNSYLSAGLYWLLTTFGVVAVAHALPSVYLWGYVAAVVLSRLFVSLTARQSPLLNVLLIIPQQLMLGAFILRSWLNKRKRSFEWKGRTL, encoded by the coding sequence ATGATCGAATATATCGCATACGTTGTCGTGGGCTTTGCGGTGCTGAGGCTCTTGGTGTCGCTGGCAAACTTCCTCTTTCGGGAGTCCTTGCCCAAGCATCCCCTTGTCACAGATGCCGACGAAGGGAGCGTGTCGATACTCATACCTGCCCGAAATGAAGCGACAAACATCGGCAACATCCTCTCAGACTTGAAGCAGATGCCCGATAAGAGTATCGGAGAGATCATTGTCTTCGATGACCAGTCGGAGGACGACACAGCAGAGATCGTGCTCAAGCACGCTCTCGAAGACCCTCGTCTGCGCTTGATACGCTCGTCCTCCTTGCCCGAGGGCTGGGTCGGCAAGAGCCACGGATGCCACCATCTGGCACAAGAAGCCAAGGGCGACTACCTACTCTTTCTCGATGCCGATGTGCGTGTACAGCCTGCATTTGTCGATCGGGCACTCTCTTACATGAAGCGAAAGAAGGTCGATCTCCTCTCCCTCTTCCCTACTCAGGAGATGAAGACTCTCGCAGAGCAGATGACCGTGCCGAATATGCACATCATCCTGCTGACCTTGCTACCCTTACCCCTCGTGAGGCTGTCGGGGTTTAGTTCCCTTTCGGCAGCCAATGGGCAATGTATGCTCTTCCACCGTGCGACCTACGACACCCTCAGACCACACGAAGCGTACCGCCATAGCAAGGCCGAAGACATCGAGATCTCCCGATACTTCAAAAGACAAAAGCGCAAAGTGTCCTGTCTCACGGGCGAAGCAGGCATCTATTGTCGTATGTACAATGACCTCAGAAGTGCCATCAACGGCTTTGCAAAGAACGTCACCTACTTCTTCGGGAGCGGTAACTCCTACCTCTCCGCCGGGTTGTATTGGTTGCTGACGACCTTCGGTGTCGTAGCCGTGGCGCATGCGTTGCCCTCCGTCTATCTATGGGGCTATGTCGCAGCCGTGGTGCTGTCACGGTTGTTCGTGTCGCTGACCGCTCGACAGTCCCCACTGCTCAATGTCCTGCTCATCATTCCTCAACAGCTCATGCTCGGTGCTTTCATCCTCCGCTCTTGGCTCAACAAGCGCAAACGCTCCTTCGAGTGGAAAGGTCGCACCCTCTAA
- a CDS encoding carotenoid biosynthesis protein produces MQKYSTTDRIVMGVIALFYIVGAFQLGRPEMRAMYAGLTPLVLLFSMLFLAIYDRSTERPKLLLFALIVALASYGVEVWGVATGYVFGGYEYGNELGTKFAETPLLIGLNWILLVYMSGAMVDALPRKPLYAVALPSALMIGYDIVMEQVAPRMDMWSWEGDVIPMQNYVVWGILALLFHTIRHLMKIPIRNRMAGFLFVIQVLFFAVILMS; encoded by the coding sequence ATGCAGAAATACAGTACGACAGACCGTATCGTCATGGGGGTGATCGCCCTCTTCTATATCGTCGGAGCATTTCAACTCGGACGACCCGAGATGAGAGCTATGTATGCAGGACTGACGCCCCTGGTACTCCTCTTCTCGATGCTCTTCTTGGCGATCTATGACCGCAGCACCGAGCGTCCGAAGCTCCTGCTCTTTGCCCTCATTGTGGCTTTGGCGAGCTACGGAGTCGAGGTTTGGGGTGTCGCCACAGGGTATGTCTTTGGCGGTTATGAGTACGGAAACGAGCTCGGGACGAAGTTCGCCGAGACACCACTGCTCATCGGTCTCAACTGGATACTGCTTGTCTACATGAGTGGTGCGATGGTCGATGCGTTGCCCCGGAAGCCTCTCTATGCCGTAGCCCTGCCTTCGGCACTCATGATCGGTTATGACATCGTGATGGAGCAGGTCGCTCCCCGTATGGATATGTGGTCGTGGGAGGGGGATGTGATCCCGATGCAGAACTATGTCGTATGGGGTATATTGGCACTACTCTTCCATACCATCAGACACCTGATGAAGATCCCCATACGCAACCGTATGGCAGGCTTCCTCTTTGTCATCCAAGTCCTATTCTTCGCCGTCATCCTAATGTCCTGA
- the idi gene encoding isopentenyl-diphosphate Delta-isomerase, which produces MSLYDTKDQVVLVDSADTDLGTMEKMEAHQKGLMHRAVSILIFNTKGEWLLHQRAQEKYHAGGLWTNACCTHPYLGESYESAAERRMMEEMGMKIDRERLVHLFDFTYKVELDNGLTEHEYDRVFAYLTDAEPMPNAEEVMAWKHLRHEALVAEITSQPERYTPWFRIIFEKTLPHLDKVRASSSEKH; this is translated from the coding sequence ATGAGCCTGTACGATACTAAAGATCAAGTGGTGCTGGTGGACTCGGCAGACACCGACCTCGGCACGATGGAGAAGATGGAAGCACACCAGAAGGGGCTGATGCACAGAGCAGTATCTATCCTTATCTTCAACACCAAAGGCGAATGGCTCCTGCACCAACGTGCCCAAGAGAAGTACCATGCCGGTGGTCTGTGGACAAATGCGTGCTGCACCCACCCTTATCTCGGTGAGAGCTACGAGTCGGCTGCCGAACGACGGATGATGGAGGAGATGGGGATGAAGATAGATCGTGAGAGACTGGTGCATCTCTTCGACTTCACCTACAAGGTCGAGCTCGACAACGGACTTACGGAGCACGAGTACGACAGGGTGTTTGCTTACCTCACGGATGCAGAGCCGATGCCGAATGCCGAAGAAGTGATGGCGTGGAAGCACCTCCGACACGAGGCTTTGGTCGCAGAGATCACTTCTCAGCCCGAACGATACACGCCGTGGTTCAGGATCATATTTGAAAAGACCTTGCCACACTTGGACAAAGTGAGAGCCTCGTCTTCCGAAAAACATTAA
- a CDS encoding restriction endonuclease subunit M has product MRSNIDISENDLRNQSEELLTELLRDHTTGNNIFWATDNYEPLGAEYGYYSPITVACITGERGSIIQPRVLKSRAEQIGRTKDKAEVFTPSWICNAQNNLIDEAWFGRKDVFNQENNETKTWTATTEPIVFPEGKTWKDYVRSTRMEITCGEAPYIVSRYDATTGEFIPIPQRIGMLDRKLRVVSENTNSSGEWLKMAQEAYKNIYAYEWQGDNLLLAREALLMTFIEYYTAKFGKQPELRSIKYIAYIIAWNVFQMDGLRGVIPNSCKHNEVVIEQNLFEEVERTVLCPGCQNETFKGHNGAHCLIREWGCKDPKTGKNNRKIRFIDLIKHNI; this is encoded by the coding sequence ATGAGGTCCAATATAGATATTAGCGAAAACGATTTGCGGAATCAATCGGAGGAGCTGCTCACGGAGCTACTTCGAGATCACACCACAGGAAATAATATCTTCTGGGCTACAGATAACTATGAGCCTCTAGGAGCGGAATATGGATATTATTCTCCCATTACTGTCGCTTGTATTACAGGCGAACGAGGGTCAATCATACAACCACGGGTGCTCAAATCTCGAGCAGAGCAGATAGGGCGTACCAAAGATAAGGCAGAGGTATTTACCCCATCGTGGATTTGTAATGCCCAGAACAATCTGATTGATGAGGCTTGGTTTGGACGTAAAGATGTTTTCAACCAAGAAAACAATGAGACGAAAACATGGACAGCCACCACTGAACCTATTGTGTTCCCCGAGGGAAAAACATGGAAAGACTATGTCCGCTCGACTCGTATGGAAATAACCTGTGGAGAAGCTCCTTATATCGTAAGTCGTTATGATGCTACGACAGGAGAGTTTATTCCTATACCACAACGCATCGGCATGCTCGACAGAAAGCTGCGAGTCGTTTCGGAAAATACAAATAGCTCTGGGGAGTGGCTCAAGATGGCGCAAGAGGCTTATAAAAACATTTATGCCTATGAGTGGCAGGGGGACAATCTCTTGCTTGCAAGAGAAGCCTTACTGATGACTTTCATTGAGTATTACACCGCAAAATTTGGTAAGCAACCCGAGCTTCGCTCCATAAAATATATTGCCTACATTATTGCGTGGAATGTCTTTCAGATGGACGGCCTTCGTGGAGTTATTCCGAATAGTTGTAAACATAACGAAGTTGTTATAGAGCAGAACCTATTCGAAGAGGTCGAGCGTACTGTCCTTTGCCCAGGATGTCAGAATGAAACATTCAAAGGGCACAATGGCGCTCACTGTCTCATTCGTGAGTGGGGTTGCAAAGATCCCAAGACAGGCAAAAACAATCGCAAGATTCGATTTATAGATCTTATTAAACACAACATATAA
- a CDS encoding TonB-dependent receptor: MNRQGFISQALLTLFVLLLMIPKAAYASSDTPLKVHVLSTQSKETIPGALVKMGRLTFVADADGVATLHNVSGSQVTLSVKALGYKEIKSAIYNIPKGKRELIVRMTPMIHELSGVTVKGQYNNHTNKLQQTAQIDAKLLERSSSVSLAQLLENLPGVSMISTGSTIAKPVIQGMHSSRILLINNGVRLESQTWGDDHAPEIDHTGSNVIEVIKGAESIRYGYGAVGGVVLFNQTPLPYGHDKLFVSGKANLSYGTNARSGYGSMTADFGYKNLGLRIHGLVQKAGDYRSADYRLNNTGYTTISHSALMGYKSRNITATVYTSLFYQRTGLYYNSKISDVNQLLSRFEAGRPDESSIHPFSYKVEPPLQQTQHFTLKGDLKWYINRDHDVLFKVTYQDNIRQEYENRKDPRLSWIPVQDLQLTSYSADALWNGKWSKWNMSTQAGATVSYQYNYNVPGTKQPAFIPNYAAGTVGYFALHKATFGPLELSAGMRYDIRAMSVDGYAGLSSFKYYKDFKMFYNFTSSIAGHYQVSDNMELRANIGWAWRPPDVNELYASGLNHGIYWVVGNKDLTAERGYKAILGGKYSGSWWSIEPGVFYQRVNNYIYDDIGQGKDRFHNHPSGKYPKFVYGQDDARLMGGDLTLTVSPIKGLSVSSKGEWIYARNLTQDAWLPFMPSDRYGLEVAHGVDLGAKKAWHLSYSLEGQFVTKQKRFDPEKDLVGDTPPAYTLLHGSMELQYDFSKDKNIKFVLLGKNMLNALYKEYTDRFRYYAHARGSEFTLSTIITF, encoded by the coding sequence ATGAATCGACAAGGATTTATTTCACAAGCGTTGCTGACGCTGTTTGTGCTCTTGCTCATGATTCCGAAGGCTGCCTATGCCTCATCGGATACGCCTCTGAAGGTGCATGTGCTCAGTACGCAGTCAAAGGAGACTATCCCCGGTGCACTCGTCAAGATGGGAAGGCTCACTTTCGTCGCAGATGCCGATGGGGTGGCTACCCTCCATAATGTCTCCGGCAGTCAGGTCACCCTCTCTGTAAAGGCTCTGGGCTACAAGGAGATCAAGAGTGCGATATACAATATCCCCAAAGGAAAGAGGGAACTCATCGTCCGGATGACCCCCATGATCCATGAGCTCTCGGGCGTCACGGTCAAAGGGCAGTACAATAACCATACAAACAAGTTGCAACAGACGGCTCAGATAGATGCGAAGCTATTGGAGCGCAGTTCGTCTGTCTCTCTTGCTCAGCTCTTGGAGAACCTCCCCGGAGTGAGCATGATCAGCACGGGGAGTACGATCGCCAAGCCGGTGATCCAAGGGATGCATAGCAGTCGTATCCTGCTGATCAATAACGGTGTACGTCTCGAAAGTCAGACTTGGGGCGATGACCATGCTCCGGAGATCGACCACACCGGCTCCAATGTCATCGAGGTCATCAAAGGTGCGGAGTCCATCCGTTATGGTTACGGTGCTGTGGGAGGGGTAGTCCTCTTCAATCAGACACCTCTGCCTTATGGACATGACAAGCTCTTCGTCTCGGGCAAGGCGAACCTGAGCTACGGTACCAATGCTCGCAGCGGATATGGATCGATGACGGCAGACTTCGGGTACAAAAACCTCGGGCTGCGCATCCATGGGTTGGTGCAGAAGGCCGGGGACTATCGCAGTGCCGATTACCGTCTCAACAACACCGGCTACACCACAATCAGTCACTCCGCACTGATGGGATACAAGTCTCGCAACATCACTGCGACGGTGTACACGAGTCTCTTCTACCAGCGCACGGGTCTGTATTACAACAGCAAGATATCGGACGTCAATCAGCTCTTGTCTCGCTTTGAGGCCGGACGTCCCGATGAGAGCAGCATCCACCCCTTCTCCTACAAGGTCGAGCCTCCTCTCCAGCAGACCCAGCACTTCACCCTCAAAGGAGACCTCAAGTGGTACATCAACAGAGACCATGATGTCCTCTTCAAGGTGACTTATCAGGACAATATCCGACAGGAGTATGAGAATAGGAAGGATCCTCGATTGAGTTGGATCCCCGTACAAGATCTTCAGCTCACTTCTTACAGTGCCGATGCGCTGTGGAATGGTAAGTGGTCGAAGTGGAATATGTCTACACAGGCCGGAGCCACCGTTTCTTATCAGTACAACTACAATGTCCCCGGGACAAAGCAACCGGCTTTCATCCCCAACTATGCTGCCGGTACGGTGGGTTACTTCGCTCTACACAAGGCGACTTTCGGTCCTCTCGAACTGTCTGCCGGTATGCGTTACGACATACGTGCGATGTCTGTGGATGGGTATGCGGGGCTGTCGTCCTTCAAGTACTACAAGGACTTCAAGATGTTTTACAACTTCACATCCAGCATCGCCGGTCATTACCAAGTGTCCGACAACATGGAATTGCGTGCCAACATAGGCTGGGCATGGAGACCACCCGATGTCAACGAGCTATATGCTTCGGGACTCAACCACGGTATCTACTGGGTCGTGGGTAACAAAGACCTTACTGCCGAACGTGGCTACAAGGCCATCCTCGGAGGTAAGTATTCGGGCTCATGGTGGTCGATAGAGCCCGGGGTGTTTTACCAAAGGGTCAACAACTATATCTATGACGACATAGGTCAGGGGAAGGACAGGTTTCACAACCACCCGAGCGGTAAGTATCCGAAGTTCGTCTACGGACAAGACGATGCCCGTCTCATGGGTGGAGACCTCACCTTGACCGTATCTCCCATCAAGGGGCTGTCCGTATCGTCCAAAGGTGAGTGGATCTATGCTCGCAATCTCACACAGGATGCATGGTTGCCTTTCATGCCTTCGGACAGGTATGGCCTTGAGGTGGCACATGGTGTGGACCTCGGAGCGAAGAAGGCTTGGCACCTTTCTTATTCGTTGGAAGGACAGTTCGTCACAAAGCAGAAGAGGTTCGACCCGGAGAAAGACCTCGTGGGTGACACCCCTCCGGCATACACCTTGCTTCATGGCAGCATGGAGCTACAATATGACTTCTCTAAGGACAAAAACATCAAGTTCGTCCTCCTCGGCAAGAATATGCTCAACGCCCTCTACAAGGAGTATACCGATAGATTCAGATACTACGCCCATGCCCGAGGATCGGAGTTCACGTTGAGTACCATCATCACCTTCTAA